One region of Cobetia sp. cqz5-12 genomic DNA includes:
- the mscL gene encoding large conductance mechanosensitive channel protein MscL — translation MSGFMQEFRDFAVKGNVVDMAVGIIIGGAFTLIVKSLVGDMLNPLIGLLIGGVDFSNFFIVLKEGAQAAPYASLDAAKEAGAVTLNYGLFINAIISFALVALAVFVLIRQINKLKKEAEEAPEEITDKDCPYCLSKVPLAATRCSHCTSELAPAAPVEAA, via the coding sequence ATGTCCGGATTCATGCAGGAATTTCGTGATTTTGCCGTCAAGGGTAACGTTGTCGACATGGCCGTCGGCATCATCATCGGCGGGGCATTCACCCTGATCGTCAAGAGTCTGGTGGGGGACATGCTCAACCCGCTGATCGGGCTGCTGATCGGGGGTGTCGATTTCTCGAACTTCTTCATCGTACTCAAGGAAGGCGCTCAGGCTGCTCCCTATGCCAGCCTGGATGCCGCGAAGGAAGCGGGAGCCGTCACGCTGAACTATGGTCTGTTCATCAATGCCATCATCAGTTTCGCGCTGGTGGCGCTGGCGGTCTTCGTGTTGATCCGCCAGATCAACAAGCTCAAGAAGGAAGCCGAGGAAGCGCCGGAAGAGATCACCGACAAGGACTGCCCGTATTGTCTTTCCAAGGTGCCGCTGGCGGCGACCCGCTGTAGTCATTGCACCTCCGAGCTGGCACCGGCAGCGCCAGTGGAGGCGGCCTAG